GTCAGGCCGTGGTCGCCTTCGTCATCCTCCGCGAGTCGGCGGACACTCCCGAGGAGGAGCTGGTGGCCGCGCTGCGCGATCACGTCGCCCGCGAGATCGGCCCGATCGCCAAGCCGAAGCAGGTCGTCGTGGTCCCCGAGCTGCCCAAGACCCGCTCCGGCAAGATCATGCGGCGGCTGCTCCGCGACGTCGCCGAGCACCGCACGGTGGGAGACGCGACGACCCTGGCCGACAGCTCGGTGATGGACCTGATCGCCGCCGGCATGTCCGCCCCCGCGCAGGGGGCCGACGACTGATGCGGCTGCTGATCATGGGCCCGCCCGGCGCCGGCAAGGGCACCCATGCCGGCGCCCTCGCGGCGCTCGTCGGCGGGCCGCACATCTCGACCGGCGACCTCTTCCGCGACCACATCGACCGGCGTACCGAGCTCGGCCGGCTCGCGGAGAAGTACCTCGCCACCGGCGAGTACGTCCCCGACGCGGTCACCGACGACATGGTGCGCGACCGCCTCGCCCGGCCGGACGCCGCCCACTCCTTCGTCCTCGACGGCTACCCGCGCACCGACGCCCAGGTGGCCACGCTGGACGAGCTGCTCGACGCCCGCGGCACCGCTGTCGACGGTGTCGTCGAGCTGACCGTCCCCGACGACGAGCTCGTCGCGCGGATCCTGCGCCGCTCCGCCGTGAGCGGGCGCAGCGACGACACCGAGGAGGTCGTCCGGCACCGGCTGGCGGTGTACACCGACCAGACCGCTCCCCTCGTCCGGGCCTACGGCGAGCGGGGTCTCCTGCACCGCGTCGACGGCACCGGCTCGATGGAGGAGGTGCGGCGCCGGGTGGAGGCGGCCGTCGCGGCGCGGGTCCGGCCCGGGGCCTGACCAGCACGCGTCCGGCGAGCTCAGCCGGGCGCTGCCCGCGTCACGCGGACATCGGGCGCACGGCCGTCGAACCGGGCGACGCGAACCCTGGCCAGCTGGCCGCTGCATCCCTGGGTCAGGCGCGAGGTGCCCACGTCGGCAGTGAGCACGTTCGGGTTGCCGTGGATGCACAGCTCCTTGCCGTCGACCTCCACCGGCTCGAACCAGGCGCCGGTCGACAGCTGGACCACCCCCGCCTTCACGTCGGGCGACACGACCGCGCCGGCCAAGCAGGCCCCCCGCTCGTTGCTGATCAGGACGACGTCCCCGTCGCCGATGCCGCGGGGGCCGGCGTCATCGGGATGGATCCGGACCGGCTCGCGACCGGCCACCTTGGACGCCTGGCTGAAGGAGCCCGGGTCCAGCTGGCTGTGGAGGCGGGTCGCGGGGTTGTTGGCCAGCAGCTGCAGCCACCCGTCCGCGAGATCCCGGTCGCTGACGCGCTCGGTCGACTCGAACCACGCGACGTGACCCCAGCAGTCGTCGTACCCGAACGAGGCGATCTCCTCGGAGTAGAGCTCGATCCGTCCGCTCGGCGTGGGCAGCCGGTGGGTGGCGGGGTCGCGGCGGAAGAGCTCGATCGGCGACCCCTCCCGCGGCTGCGGCGGGATCGGCATCCCGCCGGCCCGCCAGAACTCGTCCCAGCTCGGCGCCGACACCCCGACGTCGGCAGCCGATCCCCGCAGGTCCTCGTACATCTCCCGGAGCCACACGTCGCTGCTCCTGCCGCCGGTGTACGCCCGCGCGACGCCGAGACGCTCGGCGATCGACGCGAGGATCTCGAAGTCGTCCCTCGCCTCGCCGTGCGGCGCGGCGACCTGGTGCATCGCGATCAGGCGGCGGTCGTGCCGGCCGGCGCCCAGGTCCCGGCGCTCCAGCGAGACCGTCGCCGGGAGGACGATGTCGGCCAGCCGCGCTGTCGAGGTCCAGTACTGCTCGTGCACCACCACCGTGTCCGGTCGGGTGAACGCCTCGCGGAGCCGGAACAGGTCCTGGTGGTGGTGGAAGGGGTTGCCGCCGGCCCAGTAGACGAGCCGGATGTCCGGGTAGGTCAGCACCTGCCCGTCGTAGTCGTAGGTCTCGCCCGCACCGAGGAGGAGGTCCGCGATCCGCGCGACGGGGATGAAGTCGCGCACCGGGTTGGCGCCCTGCGGCAGCGCCGGGACCGGGAACGCCATCGGCGGGGCGCCGTTGTTGCCCATGGAGCCCAGCGAGTACGCGTAGCCCCGGCCGGGATGCCCCACCTCGCCGAGCAGGCAGGCCAGGGTGAGCGCGGCCCAGAGCGGCTGCTCCCCGTGCTGCGAGCGCTGCAGCGAGTGCGTGGTGTTGATCAGCGTCCGCGCTTCGGAGGCGCGCCGGGCCAGGGCGATGATCTCGTCGGCCGGTACGTCGCAGAGCGGCGCCGCCCAGGCCGGGTCCTTCGGCACTCCGTCGCTCTCCCCGAGCACATAGCGGCGGACCTGCTCGAAGCCGACGGTGTAGCGATCCAGGAAGTCCGTGTCGTGGCGGTCCTCGGAGATCAGGACCCAGCACATCGCCAGGATCAGCGGGACGTCGCCGAAGGGCCGGACCGGGATCCAGGTCGACGGGAGGTGCGGCGGATAGTCGTCGCGGAGCGGGCTGAGGTTGACCACGGTCGCGCCCCGTTCGGAGAGCTGCCGCAGGTACCCGTCGACGCGATGCTCGGCGATGCCGCCACTGGCGACGAACGTGTTCTTCCGGGGCAGCCCGCCGAAGGCGAGCACCAGCTCGGCGTTCTCGACGACGTCCTCCCACTCGTGCCACAGGCGGGCGACCACCTCGGCCCCGGCGACGACATGGGGGAAGAAGACCTCCGCGGCGCCGGCGCTGTAGGTGGCGCGCGAGCCGACGTACCCGCCGAGGACGTTCAGGAACCGGTGCACGTGACTCTGGGCGTGATGGAACCGGCCCGCCGACGACCAGCCGTAGGAGCCTCCGAAGATCGCTCGGTTGCCGTGCCGGTCGATGACCCTGCGCAGCTCCCCGGCGACCAGGTCGGCCGCCTCGTCCCAGGAGATCGGGACGAAGGGACCCACCCGTGGGCCGGGGCCCGGACCGCGCTCCAGCCAGGAGGCGCGCACCATGGGGCGGTCGACCCGGGTCGCGTGGCGGAGGCTGTCCGGGATGTTCTCCAGCAGCGGCGCCGGGTCCGCGTCGCCGGCCTGGGCCCGGACCTCCAGGTGGCCGTCGACGAGACGTGCCTCGTAGGGCCCCCAGTGGGAGCTGTGCACCTGGAAGTCCCGGCCCTCGCTCATGCGCTCCTCCTGGATCCTGGTGCTGTGCTCAGGGCGTGACGCGGACGGTGACGGTCATCGGCGCCGCCTGGGACACCGTGTAGTAGATCGGGCACAGGGAGGTGAACTCGTCGACCAGCCGCTGGGCGTCCTCCTGCGCGAGACCCTCGATGACGAAGTCCATCGTGATCGACGAGTAGACCGGCGGGCTGGCCTCCGGGTCGCGGTCGGACTCGACCGTCACCGTGACCGAGGACGGGCGCAGGTCGTACTCCTCCCCCTTGGCGAAGACGACGGCCTGGGCACAGGTGGCGAGTGCTCCGACGAGGAGCTCCTGGGCCACGAAGGCCTCGGCGACGCCTCCGGTCATGGCGGAGGCGTCGACGACGAGGTGCCGGCCCTCGGCGGACAGGATGTAGCGGCCGGGCTGGCCGGTGGTGCGGGTCTGGACGGTTGCGGTTGCGGACATGTGCCCTCCTCAGAGGCTGGTGGCGGACAGGACGATGCGGGCGGCGTGCAGGCCGCCTGGATCCAGGAGGCCGCGATCGGTGCCGGAGGCGATCTCGATCTCATGGACGACGGGGCCGGCAGCCTCCAGCCGGCGGGCCGCTTCGGTGCCCGCAGCCGGGACCAGCAGCCTGATCTCACGCGGGCCGAAGGGGTAGGCGACGACGGTGCCGTTCGCGTCCTCACTGCGGGCCGGCTCGGAGCAGCCCGTCAGCAGCACCAGCCCGGCGTGTGCCGGCGCCGGGTCTCCGGTCACGACGGTGACCGCGCGGATGCCGGTCGCGCCGTTGTCGTGCCCAGCGGTGCCGGAGACACGGACGCCGCGCGGGGTGACGTCCTCGAGGACGAAGGGAAGCTCGGGGCCGGCGACGCCGAGGCCGAGCATCGTCATCCGCAGCACCCACTCCTCCCCGTCGACCCGCTTCTTGCCGCCCTCGGCGAAGCCCGAGTTCGCGACGCCCGCAGCGGTGGCCGCGGCCACGACGCCCCGCAGGTCCGCGGTGGACACCGAGTAGTCGCAGAAGCCTTCGCCGAGCTCGTCGTACGGGAACCACCGGTGCGCGCGGGCCTGGTCGTTGTCGCGGTCGAACGCGTAGAGCTCGAGGTACGAGCCGTCCGGGAAGCAGACCAAGCGATGCTCGGCGATATGGCCCCCCTCGTCCTCGCGATGGGTGACGGCGAAGCCCGCCGCCGCGAAGGAGCGGGCGCACTCCTCGATGTCACGGGCCAGGACGATGACGTGGTCGAAGGTGGTGATCACGGACTCTCCAGAGGGGATGGGAGGGGAAAGCCCAGCGGTGCTCCGCTGTGCTGGGTGAACGGCCCGTCATCCACGTCGGTGGGCGGGACATGGGGGCGCGTGCTGGGCACGACCGCCGTGGTCGCGCCGCCCCACGGCGCCGGCGGCTGGTTGAAGGGGCTCTCGACGACGGCGAAGCGGCTCGGCGCGAACGGCGCCAGGGCGGAGGGCTGCTCCCCGGACCGGATCCATGCGGCCACCAGGTCGCCGATCACGGGCCCCAGCGCGAATCCATGACCGCTGAACCCGGCGCAGGTGAGGAGTCCCTCGACGTCGTCCGGGTGGCCGATCAGCGGAAGCAGGTCGGGGGTGAACTCGCGGATCCCGGTCCAACGCCGGGCGAGCGCCGCGGACGCGAGCATGGGAGCGACCTCGGCGGCCTTCGCCCGGGCGTCCGCGACGAAGGCGGGATGCGGCGCCAGGTCGAAGGTCCACTGCGTCGGGTCCGGCCGGGTCGCGCCCCCGAAGAGGACGGAGCCGTCCTCCCACTGACAGGCGTTGAGGTCCATTGACGCCCGGGCGACCCAGACGCTCGCGAACGTCTGGTCGAGCGGGACGGTGCGGAACATGTGGAGCCGGCTCGGCGCGATCGGGAGGTAGACACCGGCCATGGCGGCCAGGGCCGGCGCCCACGGCCCGGCGGCGTTGACCACCAGGCCGGCGGAGACGCTCCGGCCGCCGGCCAGGTCCACTCCGGTGACCGACCGCCCGTTCAGCCGTAGACCGATCACCTCCGCGTGACCCCGGAGGTCGATGCCCGCGCGGAGGGCGGCGACGCGCATGGTCTGCATGACCACCGCGGGCAGCGCCATCCCGTCGGTCGCGCAGAGCTTGCCGCCGACATGGCCCGGTGCCAGGCCGGGCGCCAGCTCCGCGACCGCGGCTTCGTCGACGATCGCCGTCTCGAGCCCGTGGGTCACCTCGGCCGCACGTCGCTCCTCGAGTCCGCGCAGCTCAGCGGGGTTCGCGGCGACGACGAGATGGCCCGTCCTCCGGTAGCCGGTGGGGCCGCCGAGGCGGTCGCCCCACTCGGGCCACGCGGCGATCGCCTGTCCGGCGAGTGCCAGCTCCGGGAGGGCGCGTCCCTGCTGGCGGACGCCACCGCCGTTGCGCGACGACGCCGCGTGCCCTGGAACGTCCTTGTCGAGGACGGTCACCATGAGGCCGCTCTCGGCTAGTGACAGCGCGATCGAGAGACCGACGATGCCCCCGCCGACGATGACGACGTCCGCGGTCCTCCGCTCCTCAGCCATGGGGTCCGGCCGCGCTGAGGTTGTCCAGCGCCTTTGCGGCCTGGGCCAGGATCTGGTCGAAGATCTCGGGGGACGTGGCCAGGTTGACCCGGACGAACGGCGCGTAGGCCGCTCCGAACTCGGCACCGGGGGTGAAGACCACGCCGCCCTCCCGCTTGAAGAACTCGGCCGGGGGCTCCTCGAGACCGAGGCGGCCGCAGTCGACCCAGTACAGGTAGGTCGAGGTCGGGTACGCCGCGTCGAGCCGGTCGCCGTACTGCTCCAGGAACGCCTCCATCCGGCTCCGGTTCGTCCTGATGATGTCGAGGACCTGCTCGAACCAGGCGTGGCCGGACTCCCAGGCGACGGTGGTCGCCTCGACCCCCATGATGTTCGCGCCGCCGAGCATCCGGGGCGGGAAGGTGGCGTGGAACCGCTCCTGCAGCGCGGCCGAGCCGAAGTGGAGGACGGCGCAGCGCAGACCGGCGAGGCCGAACGACTTGCCGGCCGAGTACATGGTGACGGTCCGCTCGGCGATCTCGGGACTGACCGAGGCGAACGGGATGTGCTGCGCGGAGTCGAGCATGAAGTCCGCCCAGATCTCGTCGCTCGCGATCACCGCGTCCTGTTCGATGGCGATCTCGCCGATCGCCAGCAGCTCGTCGCGCGTGAATGCCCGACCGGTGGGGTTGTGGGGGTGGCAGAAGAGCAGCAGCGGCGAGTCGCGGAGCGCGGCGCGGAGCCCGTCGAGATCGACCGACCAGCCGCGATCGGCGTACCGCATGTGGTCGACGACCATGACTCGGCCGCTGTCCTCGATACCTTCCCGGAACGGGTCGTAGGTCGGGCCCTGGACCACCACCTCGTCACCGGGCGCGCTGAATGCCTGGACGGTGTCGAAGACGCCCTGGACCAGGTCGGTGCAGGCGAGAACCCGCGCCGGGTCGACCTCCCAGCCGAACCGGTCGCGCATCCGCGCGGCGAAGGCCCGGCCGAGTGCGGGACCGAGGAGGGTTCCGCCGCGGATCGCGTAGCCGAAGTCGGACTCCGCGACCAACCGCGCCAGTGCCTCGGTCACTGCCTCCGGCGCCCGGAAGTCCATGTCCGCGACCCAGGACGGCAGATGGTCCGGCCCGAAGTACGCCCACTTCGCGCCGCGGCGCGCCTCGAGCTCGGCGCGGGTCAGGATCGGGTTGTCCATGCTCATGCTTCCTCCCGGGATGGGGTGTCAGGGTCGGTTCGGTCAGGGGTGGCGGTCAGACGGGAACGCGCCAGATCGAGCGCCCGGCCGAGCAGTCCGGCGTCCGTCGTGGTCGGCACCGCAAGGCTGAGCTCATCGGCGAGGCCCGCGTACGCGCCGATCTGCTCGGCGGTCTCCTCGGGTGTGCCGGCGATGCCGAGCCGGGACACGAACGCCCGGGAGAGCCGGGCCTCCAGGACCGCGGCCTCGACGCCGGCCGCCCGCCCTCGCTGCAGGACGGCGAGGTCGTCTCCGAAGCCGAGCCGCAGCAGCTGGCCATGGAAGCCGCGGGTGCGGGCGAGACCGGGCAGCGGCAGCACGAGCGCGGCGGCCTGATCGACGAGGCGCGCCCGAGCGCGGGCGCCGTCCTCGTCGACGAGCAGCGGCTGGGCGACACAGATCTGCGCCGGCACCGCCAGCGCTGAGCTCCGGCGCGCCGCGACCAGCCGCGCGCGGAGGTCCGTCAGGTCCTCGGGAGCCAGCGCGGCACCGTACACGCCGTCGGCGACCTCCCCCGCGAGATCGACCAGTGCGGGCCCCGCCGCACCGAGGTAGAGCGGAACCCGCGGCGCGGTGACTCCGAGGCCGACCTCTCGCAGGCGTTCGAGGGTTCCGTCGGTCGTGATCGCGTCGCCGGCCAACAGGCCACGGAGCGCCGCGACGGCCTCCCGCAGGGCGGCGATCGGGCGGGACGATGCCGCGATCCCGTGTGCGTCCCGCCAGGCCGCGCTGTCGAGTCGTCCGGCACCGAGCCCCAGCCGGAAGCCACCGCCCTGGAGCTCGGCGAGCGTGGCCGCCGCGCCGGCGAGCGAGGTGAGCCGCCATTCGGCGACAGGCACGACCCCCGTGCCGGTGAGGACCTCACGACCTCGGCTCCGCATCCGTGACCACGCCTGGCTGGCGACGACGAAGGGGTCGTGTCCCGGGGTGGCGACGGCCCAGAGGGAGTCGATCGGCAGGTCGGCGGCCCGCTCGACGAAGTCGAGCGCGTCGTGCAGGCTGCTGCTCCGGGCCCGGACGCCGAGGCCGATCCTCACAGGCTCCTCGCCGCCCTGGCGCCCTCGAAGATCGCCTGTTCCAACTGCCGCGGCGCCCAGCAGTCACCGATCGCGTGCAGCTCGAACGGATCGTTCCGCAGCTCGCGCCACAGGTCGCGGTCCGCCCGTCCCTTGCTCACCAGCACCACGCTGTCGGCCTCGATGGTGTCGCGGTGGCCGTCGAGCCGCTGGCTGACGACGCCGGCGTCGCCGATCTCGACGATCTCCTCGAGGGAGCGCATGACGACGCCGGCGGTCAGCAGGCGCTCGTAGAAGAGCCGCCAGGTCATCAGGTCGCCGTCGACTCCGGGGAACGGTGCCGGCGTCACGAGCGTGACCGTGCTTCCCGCCTCGGTCAGCGCTTCGGCCACGCTCATGCCGGCCCATCGGCCGTCCCAGTCACCGACCACGACCCGGCCGACGGGTACGTCGCCGCGCAGTGCCGCCCGCCCGGAGTGGACGTGGGCGCGGTCGTTGCCGTCGACGTCCTGGAGGCTGTCCGCGGCGCCCGTGGCGACGATGACGACGTCCGGATCCATCTCGCGCACCGCATCGGCGTCCGCCTCGGTCCCGAGCCGGACGTCGACGTCGTGCAGCTTCAGCTGACGCTCGTACCAGCCGAGGATCCTCCCGTAGTCACCGCGGTGCGGACTCGACTCGATGTAGTGGAGCTGGCCGCCGAGCCGTTCGGCGCGTTCGATCAGGGTGACCCGGTGCCCGTTCTTGGCGGCGGCGCGGGCCGCTTCCAGCCCGCCCGGACCGCCGCCGACCACGATCACGCGGCGCGCGGCCGGACGGCCCACCGCGGAGAGCGGGACCCAGGTGTGCTCCCGGCCGACCCGCGGGTTGTAGACGCAGGTGATCGGGCCGACCCGCTGCTGGCGGGAGAAGCAGCCCTCGTTGCAGTAGATGCACGCGCGGATCTCGTCGACGCGTCCCTGCACAGCCTTCGTGACGAGCTCGGGCTCGGCGATGTGCGCGCGGGTCATCGCGACCATGTCGGCGCCGCCGGACGCGACGATCTGGTCGGCGACGTCCAGGTCGTGGATCTTGCCCACCGTGAACACCGGGATGTCGACGGCCGCCCGGACCGCACGCGCGAGCGGCACCAGCGCGCCCTGCGGCACGGTGATCGTCGGATAGTGGACCGAGCGGCTCAGCATGCTCGAGTTGGAGCCCGCCGAGATGTCGACGAAGTCGAGCCGCCCCCACGCGATCATCCGGTGCAGCCAGCGCAGTCCGTCCTCCAGGCGGTACCCGTTGTTGATGACCTCGTCGACGCTGAACCGGATCCCGAAGGTGAAGTCGTCCCCGACCGCCGCCCGCGTCGCCTCCAGCACCTCGCGCGCCATCCGGAGCCGGTTCTCCTCACTGCCGCCGTACTCGTCGGTGCGGCGGTTGGAGAACGGTGAGAGGAACTCCTGCACCAGGTTCCCATGGGCGAAGGAGAGCTCGACGCCGTCGAGGCCTCCCTGCTTGCAGCGCAGCGCACCCGCCGCGAAGGCGGCCACGATGGCGGCGATCTCGTCGTGCTCGAGCTCGTGCGGGATGTCGCGGGTGCGGTCCATGGGGATCGCGGAAGGTCCCAGCGGCGGCTCGCCGTCCACGCCCATGACCACATTGCGGCCGCTGTGGGAGAGCAGTGCCATGATCGCCGCACCCTCGGCGTGCACGGCGTCGGCGATGCGCCGGTAGTCGGGGATGATCGAGTCGTCGATGTTCTGCATCCCCCGCGCGGTGGCGGAGACACCGACGGCGGCCGACGGGTCGATCGAGGTCGCTTCCAGCACGATCAGGCCGACGCCGCCCCGGGCCCGCTCGACGTGGTACGCGAGGAGCTGGTCAGTGACGCCCCCGTTGCTGAACCCGGTCCCGTGCGCACTGCTGAACACACGGTTCCTGATCGTCACCTGCCCGACGCGCAGCGGGGACAGCACGTGGGCGAGCGAAGGGTCCGAG
This region of Nocardioides sp. L-11A genomic DNA includes:
- a CDS encoding OsmC family protein, giving the protein MSATATVQTRTTGQPGRYILSAEGRHLVVDASAMTGGVAEAFVAQELLVGALATCAQAVVFAKGEEYDLRPSSVTVTVESDRDPEASPPVYSSITMDFVIEGLAQEDAQRLVDEFTSLCPIYYTVSQAAPMTVTVRVTP
- a CDS encoding LLM class flavin-dependent oxidoreductase, which encodes MRIGLGVRARSSSLHDALDFVERAADLPIDSLWAVATPGHDPFVVASQAWSRMRSRGREVLTGTGVVPVAEWRLTSLAGAAATLAELQGGGFRLGLGAGRLDSAAWRDAHGIAASSRPIAALREAVAALRGLLAGDAITTDGTLERLREVGLGVTAPRVPLYLGAAGPALVDLAGEVADGVYGAALAPEDLTDLRARLVAARRSSALAVPAQICVAQPLLVDEDGARARARLVDQAAALVLPLPGLARTRGFHGQLLRLGFGDDLAVLQRGRAAGVEAAVLEARLSRAFVSRLGIAGTPEETAEQIGAYAGLADELSLAVPTTTDAGLLGRALDLARSRLTATPDRTDPDTPSREEA
- a CDS encoding adenylate kinase; its protein translation is MRLLIMGPPGAGKGTHAGALAALVGGPHISTGDLFRDHIDRRTELGRLAEKYLATGEYVPDAVTDDMVRDRLARPDAAHSFVLDGYPRTDAQVATLDELLDARGTAVDGVVELTVPDDELVARILRRSAVSGRSDDTEEVVRHRLAVYTDQTAPLVRAYGERGLLHRVDGTGSMEEVRRRVEAAVAARVRPGA
- a CDS encoding FAD-dependent oxidoreductase, which encodes MATIDRLVYDPPPAEPGRSSDPSLAHVLSPLRVGQVTIRNRVFSSAHGTGFSNGGVTDQLLAYHVERARGGVGLIVLEATSIDPSAAVGVSATARGMQNIDDSIIPDYRRIADAVHAEGAAIMALLSHSGRNVVMGVDGEPPLGPSAIPMDRTRDIPHELEHDEIAAIVAAFAAGALRCKQGGLDGVELSFAHGNLVQEFLSPFSNRRTDEYGGSEENRLRMAREVLEATRAAVGDDFTFGIRFSVDEVINNGYRLEDGLRWLHRMIAWGRLDFVDISAGSNSSMLSRSVHYPTITVPQGALVPLARAVRAAVDIPVFTVGKIHDLDVADQIVASGGADMVAMTRAHIAEPELVTKAVQGRVDEIRACIYCNEGCFSRQQRVGPITCVYNPRVGREHTWVPLSAVGRPAARRVIVVGGGPGGLEAARAAAKNGHRVTLIERAERLGGQLHYIESSPHRGDYGRILGWYERQLKLHDVDVRLGTEADADAVREMDPDVVIVATGAADSLQDVDGNDRAHVHSGRAALRGDVPVGRVVVGDWDGRWAGMSVAEALTEAGSTVTLVTPAPFPGVDGDLMTWRLFYERLLTAGVVMRSLEEIVEIGDAGVVSQRLDGHRDTIEADSVVLVSKGRADRDLWRELRNDPFELHAIGDCWAPRQLEQAIFEGARAARSL
- a CDS encoding VOC family protein; translated protein: MITTFDHVIVLARDIEECARSFAAAGFAVTHREDEGGHIAEHRLVCFPDGSYLELYAFDRDNDQARAHRWFPYDELGEGFCDYSVSTADLRGVVAAATAAGVANSGFAEGGKKRVDGEEWVLRMTMLGLGVAGPELPFVLEDVTPRGVRVSGTAGHDNGATGIRAVTVVTGDPAPAHAGLVLLTGCSEPARSEDANGTVVAYPFGPREIRLLVPAAGTEAARRLEAAGPVVHEIEIASGTDRGLLDPGGLHAARIVLSATSL
- a CDS encoding molybdopterin-dependent oxidoreductase; the encoded protein is MSEGRDFQVHSSHWGPYEARLVDGHLEVRAQAGDADPAPLLENIPDSLRHATRVDRPMVRASWLERGPGPGPRVGPFVPISWDEAADLVAGELRRVIDRHGNRAIFGGSYGWSSAGRFHHAQSHVHRFLNVLGGYVGSRATYSAGAAEVFFPHVVAGAEVVARLWHEWEDVVENAELVLAFGGLPRKNTFVASGGIAEHRVDGYLRQLSERGATVVNLSPLRDDYPPHLPSTWIPVRPFGDVPLILAMCWVLISEDRHDTDFLDRYTVGFEQVRRYVLGESDGVPKDPAWAAPLCDVPADEIIALARRASEARTLINTTHSLQRSQHGEQPLWAALTLACLLGEVGHPGRGYAYSLGSMGNNGAPPMAFPVPALPQGANPVRDFIPVARIADLLLGAGETYDYDGQVLTYPDIRLVYWAGGNPFHHHQDLFRLREAFTRPDTVVVHEQYWTSTARLADIVLPATVSLERRDLGAGRHDRRLIAMHQVAAPHGEARDDFEILASIAERLGVARAYTGGRSSDVWLREMYEDLRGSAADVGVSAPSWDEFWRAGGMPIPPQPREGSPIELFRRDPATHRLPTPSGRIELYSEEIASFGYDDCWGHVAWFESTERVSDRDLADGWLQLLANNPATRLHSQLDPGSFSQASKVAGREPVRIHPDDAGPRGIGDGDVVLISNERGACLAGAVVSPDVKAGVVQLSTGAWFEPVEVDGKELCIHGNPNVLTADVGTSRLTQGCSGQLARVRVARFDGRAPDVRVTRAAPG
- a CDS encoding FAD-dependent oxidoreductase — translated: MAEERRTADVVIVGGGIVGLSIALSLAESGLMVTVLDKDVPGHAASSRNGGGVRQQGRALPELALAGQAIAAWPEWGDRLGGPTGYRRTGHLVVAANPAELRGLEERRAAEVTHGLETAIVDEAAVAELAPGLAPGHVGGKLCATDGMALPAVVMQTMRVAALRAGIDLRGHAEVIGLRLNGRSVTGVDLAGGRSVSAGLVVNAAGPWAPALAAMAGVYLPIAPSRLHMFRTVPLDQTFASVWVARASMDLNACQWEDGSVLFGGATRPDPTQWTFDLAPHPAFVADARAKAAEVAPMLASAALARRWTGIREFTPDLLPLIGHPDDVEGLLTCAGFSGHGFALGPVIGDLVAAWIRSGEQPSALAPFAPSRFAVVESPFNQPPAPWGGATTAVVPSTRPHVPPTDVDDGPFTQHSGAPLGFPLPSPLESP
- a CDS encoding aminotransferase class I/II-fold pyridoxal phosphate-dependent enzyme translates to MDNPILTRAELEARRGAKWAYFGPDHLPSWVADMDFRAPEAVTEALARLVAESDFGYAIRGGTLLGPALGRAFAARMRDRFGWEVDPARVLACTDLVQGVFDTVQAFSAPGDEVVVQGPTYDPFREGIEDSGRVMVVDHMRYADRGWSVDLDGLRAALRDSPLLLFCHPHNPTGRAFTRDELLAIGEIAIEQDAVIASDEIWADFMLDSAQHIPFASVSPEIAERTVTMYSAGKSFGLAGLRCAVLHFGSAALQERFHATFPPRMLGGANIMGVEATTVAWESGHAWFEQVLDIIRTNRSRMEAFLEQYGDRLDAAYPTSTYLYWVDCGRLGLEEPPAEFFKREGGVVFTPGAEFGAAYAPFVRVNLATSPEIFDQILAQAAKALDNLSAAGPHG